One region of Bactrocera neohumeralis isolate Rockhampton chromosome 5, APGP_CSIRO_Bneo_wtdbg2-racon-allhic-juicebox.fasta_v2, whole genome shotgun sequence genomic DNA includes:
- the LOC126758435 gene encoding protamine-like translates to MKLLPSLMVGVLVLTITTRSDTADTTDAASDSTAAGSTATDATSDSTTTAAASGSTTAAAASGSATTASAEEATTTESGATTTEAASSATSSSSNAAARRRRQRRRQAAKRRRAARRRQRQARRRAQRRRRRRQRRQRRRQQANRG, encoded by the coding sequence ATGAAATTGCTGCCATCACTTATGGTGGGTGTATTGGTTCTAACCATCACCACCAGATCAGACACCGCCGACACAACAGACGCAGCTTCAGACTCTACAGCAGCAGGCTCTACAGCAACAGACGCAACTTCAGACTCTACAACTACAGCCGCAGCATCAGGATCTACTACAGCAGCCGCAGCATCAGGATCTGCAACAACAGCTTCAGCAGAGGAGGCAACAACAACTGAATCTGGTGCCACCACAACAGAAGCTGCTTCATCAGCAACTTCTAGTAGCAGTAATGCTGCTGCTAGAAGGAGAAGGCAAAGAAGACGACAAGCCGCTAAAAGAAGGCGTGCGGCACGAAGAAGGCAGCGTCAAGCCCGCAGACGTGCGCAAAGAAGAAGACGTAGAAGGCAAAGGCGTCAACGCAGAAGACAGCAAGCAAATCGTGGTTAG
- the LOC126759964 gene encoding PDZ domain-containing protein 8, whose product MDIPLSMLLLLSLVFTVIGGVLVLLLQYYLYLRFSVLPEESAEQKDINTKYSLPTTIQQTAHAINLSPPTSSLPGHTHTVGAAEAAPLMSINFVMQFLFHELKNSSRVRKWFYRKLSLELDELLAKTTTGKLFDKLTIKELELGDQFPEIRTLRVHSIELNDTGDRIENLDILLEIHYTGNFRTSIDADMVLGKKGSLTLIVKQLSGLARLQFTREPYTHWSLSFLGDPELDLAIESKYQGRQMQSNITSLISNQIRKAVRRKHTLPNYKLRYKPFFHKTPEEDADGDIQPNGTLEVKMSEISRLMCPEVVTEVYCTLTLASLAFVEIRQKDNRNVIVLIDIEIHKAKNQQIGILFKQNTEQCVEIEAVLPNTPACKSDLRPGDMLIAIEGKRVQSIQQVAKIFKSLQTSAYRLRIERVIPGIIRNDAILEDLELYEDLGDAHTGYSVCKTPTETNELGGRQASIRQITGDKGSSSESSLGNTPTNSPKKSKLITKALKKTISRELNEQNKDKDEELKNLKGKQSLKTEDKTKGSPKVLIDTVGEVEHYYQHSTVDRSINRLIHMDDLSCFKLEAKSRYLNVGVYSKSAGDGILLGFVNIPVGQILAECCETSLVQCWKKYELSPPIPQDLKTHKLSSQSGFIPDLCFGDVLLAFTWEGNPNLQPSEPPTKQVYKSKSKNNADEKVDNDSGVFDTNSLRTTPSSSSLTSTNQTTSNQLRSHSFVRTHFQRATQCDFCGKKIWLKDAVQCSECAMCCHKKCITKCQNATVCGPVDCSNVLRQPSITSTTPEFTVTDADTCDASEGEEAMPSISGEETAEAVSIKSPPTPVLEVHRSSLTGLLAQGIKRVNSANNLAIPGIVSSLAGSSGGGSSANLATMAKSLPPSPQRSPSRKSSLVCSPFTTFDVVTKHLEAIPSEVTALSIEQINSISEPIIGILKDEDVMTLAKNASKNLYSELPASERIEQINSLLSKLRLALDSETALYSSLASGDTSKRDNIDASSATLGKSEDRVQALSVIMLYLCTGLQHAQGFELR is encoded by the exons ACAATTCAGCAAACTGCACATGCCATAAATCTATCGCCGCCTACATCTTCGTTGCCCGGACACACGCATACTGTAGGTGCTGCCGAAGCAGCTCCATTAATGTCAATTAACTTTGTGATGCAATTCCTTTTCCATGAACTGAAAAACTCCAGTCGCGTGCGGAAATGGTTCTACCGCAAATTGTCGTTAGAGCTTGATGAACTATTGGCCAAAACTACAACCGGCAAATTGTTTGATAAGTTGACG ataaaagAACTGGAGCTTGGTGATCAATTTCCTGAGATTAGAACATTACGCGTACACAGCATTGAACTGAACGATACCGGCGATCGTATTGAGAATCTCGATATATTACTTGAAATTCATTATACCggaaattttcgaacatccatcGATGCCGATATGGTACTAGGTAAAAAGGGATCCCTCACCTTAATCG TAAAACAATTGTCTGGCTTGGCGCGACTACAATTTACCCGTGAGCCGTACACGCACTGGTCGCTGAGCTTTCTGGGTGATCCAGAACTTGATTTGGCGATCGAATCCAAATATCAGGGTCGTCAAATGCAATCGAACATCACCAGTCTGATTTCTAACCAAATACGGAAAGCGGTGCGACGCAAGCACACGCTTCCAAATTATAAACTACGTTATAAGCCATTTTTCCACAAAACACCAGAGGAAGATGCTGATGGAGACATACAACCGAATGGGACACTAGAGGTTAAAATGTCCGAAATATCGCGACTCATGTGTCCGGAAGTTGTAACAGAGGTCTACTGTACACTGACTTTAGCCTCGCTCGCATTTGTCGAGATACGTCAGAAAGATAATCGCAATGTAATAGTTTTGATTGACATTGAAATACATAAGGCAAAGAATCAACAGATCGGCATACTATTTAAGCAAAATACTGAGCAATGCGTGGAAATTGAAGCAGTTTTGCCCAACACTCCCGCATGCAAATCCGACCTACGTCCAGGTGACATGTTAATTGCAATTGAAGGCAAACGAGTGCAGTCTATCCAACAAGTGGCGAAGATATTCAAAAGTTTGCAAACTTCAGCCTACCGCTTGCGTATCGAGCGTGTTATTCCCGGTATCATAAGAAATGATGCAATTTTGGAGGATCTCGAATTATATGAAGATTTGGGCGATGCCCATACAGGCTATAGTGTGTGCAAGACTCCAACTGAGACCAATGAGTTGGGCGGTAGACAAGCATCTATCCGTCAAATTACAGGTGACAAAGGTTCTTCCAGCGAGTCTAGCCTTGGTAATACTCCAACTAATTCACCAAAGAAAAGTAAACTTATAACGAAAGCATTGAAAAAGACCATCAGCCGTGAGCTCAATGAGCAGAACAAGGATAAAGATGAAGAACTTAAGAACTTGAAAGGCAAACAGTCATTAAAAACGGAGGATAAGACGAAGGGTTCGCCAAAGGTTTTGATTGACACCGTAGGTGAAGTGGAGCATTATTATCAGCACTCAACCGTAGATCGCAGCATAAATCGTCTGATACATATGGATGatttgagctgcttcaaattgGAAGCAAAGTCGCGTTATCTGAATGTGGGCGTGTATTCAAAAAGTGCTGGCGACGGTATATTATTGGGCTTTGTAAACATACCAGTGGGTCAGATTTTAGCTGAGTGTTGCGAAACAAGTTTGGTGCAGTGCTGGAAGAAATATGAACTAAGTCCACCAATTCCACAAGATTT GAAGACGCATAAGCTTTCCAGCCAATCTGGTTTTATACCTGATTTGTGTTTTGGCGATGTGCTTTTGGCTTTTACCTGGGAAGGTAACCCAAATCTGCAACCCAGCGAGCCACCAACCAAACAAGTTTACAAGTCTAAGAGCAA AAATAACGCTGATGAAAAAGTTGATAACGATAGTGGTGTTTTTGACACAAATTCGTTGCGGACCACGCCAAGTTCCAGTTCACTTACATCGACTAACCAAACGACTTCGAATCAGTTGCGTTCGCACAGCTTTGTGCGCACCCACTTTCAACGTGCAACTCAGTGCGATTTTTGTGGCAAAAAAATTTGGCTGAAAGATGCGGTCCAATGCAGTGAGTGCGCCATGTGTTGCCACAAGAAATGTATAACGAAATGCCAGAATGCGACAGTTTGTGGTCCTGTTGATTGCTCCAATGTGCTGCGACAACCGTCCATCACTAGCACAACTCCAGAGTTCACTGTTACCGATGCAGACACTTGCGACGCTTCTGAAGGTGAAGAGGCCATGCCGTCAATATCAGGCGAAGAGACGGCAGAAGCAGTTTCCATTAAATCGCCACCAACGCCAGTCCTTGAGGTTCATCGTTCAAGTCTGACAGGTCTATTAGCACAAGGAATAAAGCGGGTCAATTCGGCGAATAATCTCGCCATACCTGGCATTGTGTCCTCATTGGCTGGTAGTAGTGGTGGTGGATCAAGTGCTAATTTAGCCACAATGGCGAAAAGCTTGCCGCCCAGTCCACAAAGATCGCCATCTCG CAAATCCTCGCTGGTTTGTAGTCCTTTTACTACATTCGATGTGGTTACAAAACATTTGGAAGCTATACCATCAGAAGTAACAGCTTTGAGCATCGAACAGATCAACTCAATTAGTGAGCCAATAATCGGCATCCTTAAAGATGAAGACGTCATGACTTTAGCTAAAAATGCCAGCAAGAATCTTTACAGCGAATTGCCAGCTTCTGAACGCATTGAACAAATCAACTCGCTG CTTAGCAAACTACGGTTGGCTTTAGACAGCGAAACGGCTCTTTATTCTAGCTTGGCATCTGGCGACACATCGAAGCGGGATAACATTGACGCGAGTAGTGCAACACTGGGAAAATCGGAGGACCGTGTCCAAGCGCTCAGTGTAATCATGTTATATCTGTGTACTGGGCTTCAACATGCCCAGGGTTTCGAACTACGTTGA
- the LOC126759988 gene encoding leucine-rich repeat-containing protein 20 isoform X1, which produces MRPFGNDITNIANNSGNSNGGGGGNNNNNNNNNTNRVAISNDNNSDNVQITDDPRVPPHIARMGGIVTCSPIAGRGIIRVVGRCEDAKENNILDLSECQLMQIPDAVYHLMRNTQLKTCDLSSNVIKKIPAKFALKFNLITDLNLSHNQMTKLPDELADLNALARLNISHNSFIVLPPVVFKMPKLRELDASHNAIIEIDTDEMITSDNLELVNLRHNPLGRTCHRKLKNVSTSFRLEISEYNEDDDW; this is translated from the exons ATGCGTCCATTCGGTAACGATATCACTAATATTGCCAACAACAGTGGCAACAGCAACGGCGGCGGTGGCggaaataacaataataataataacaataacactaACAGAGTTGCCATCAGCAATGATAATAACAGTGACAATGTGCAGATAACTGACGATCCGCGCGTGCCGCCACACATAGCCCGCATGGGAGGCATAGTGACCTGCTCACCGATCGCCGGACGCGGTATTATTCGAGTGGTTGGCCGCTGTGAAGATGCAAAAGAGAATAATATATTGG ACTTGTCCGAATGCCAACTGATGCAGATTCCCGACGCGGTTTATCATTTGATGCGCAATACCCAACTAAAGACTTGTGATCTCAGTAGCAATGTCATCAAAAAGATACCAGCGAAATTTGCGCTCAAATTTAATCTCATTACAG ACCTCAACCTCTCGCACAATCAAATGACCAAATTGCCCGATGAGTTGGCAGATCTGAATGCGTTGGCGCGGTTAAATATCTCACACAACTCATTTATTGTTTTGCCACCAGTTGTGTTTAAAATGCCCAAATTACGGGAACTGGACGCCAGTCACAATGCGATCATCG AAATCGACACTGATGAAATGATCACAAGCGATAACTTAGAATTGGTTAACCTGCGACATAATCCCTTGGGACGAACCTGCCACCGCAAATTGAAAAATGTCAGCACATCATTCCGCCTCGAAATATCGGAGTACAATGAGGATGATGATTGGTAG
- the LOC126759988 gene encoding leucine-rich repeat-containing protein 20 isoform X2: MAHAVVRVVERCENAQDNESLDLSECQLMQIPDAVYHLMRNTQLKTCDLSSNVIKKIPAKFALKFNLITDLNLSHNQMTKLPDELADLNALARLNISHNSFIVLPPVVFKMPKLRELDASHNAIIEIDTDEMITSDNLELVNLRHNPLGRTCHRKLKNVSTSFRLEISEYNEDDDW, translated from the exons atggCACATGCTGTGGTGCGTGTCGTAGAAAGATGTGAAAATGCGCAAGATAATGAGTCATTAG ACTTGTCCGAATGCCAACTGATGCAGATTCCCGACGCGGTTTATCATTTGATGCGCAATACCCAACTAAAGACTTGTGATCTCAGTAGCAATGTCATCAAAAAGATACCAGCGAAATTTGCGCTCAAATTTAATCTCATTACAG ACCTCAACCTCTCGCACAATCAAATGACCAAATTGCCCGATGAGTTGGCAGATCTGAATGCGTTGGCGCGGTTAAATATCTCACACAACTCATTTATTGTTTTGCCACCAGTTGTGTTTAAAATGCCCAAATTACGGGAACTGGACGCCAGTCACAATGCGATCATCG AAATCGACACTGATGAAATGATCACAAGCGATAACTTAGAATTGGTTAACCTGCGACATAATCCCTTGGGACGAACCTGCCACCGCAAATTGAAAAATGTCAGCACATCATTCCGCCTCGAAATATCGGAGTACAATGAGGATGATGATTGGTAG